The following are encoded in a window of Castanea sativa cultivar Marrone di Chiusa Pesio chromosome 9, ASM4071231v1 genomic DNA:
- the LOC142608910 gene encoding putative mitochondrial protein AtMg00310, whose amino-acid sequence MRDPKSEGGMGFKELSLFNEALLAKQTWRLLHNKNSLFHRVFKSRFFPNGSIMDANEGRGGSYAWKSILKGQEVIKRGAKWRVGNGETIKIWGDNWLPSILSPRARGPLSLQFQEATRVVAALVAYRTANPPVQVAEVRARTGWKAPPSEFSKVNFDGATFKEEDKAEIGVII is encoded by the exons ATGCGTGATCCAAAATCAGAGGGAGGAATGGGATTCAAAGAGTTGTCACTCTTCAATGAAGCACTCCTAGCAAAACAAACTTGGAGATTATTGCACAATAAAAATTCTCTATTCCATAGAGTTTTTAAATCAAGGTTTTTCCCAAATGGCTCTATCATGGATGCTAATGAAGGAAGGGGTGGTTCTTACGCTTGGAAAAGTATTTTGAAGGGGCAGGAGGTCATCAAAAGAGGTGCAAAATGGAGAGTTGGAAATGGGGAAACTATCAAAATTTGGGGTGATAATTGGCTGCCCTCTATCTTATCTCCACGAGCACGAGGCCCTCTGAGTTTACAGTTCCAAGAAGCCACT CGAGTTGTTGCAGCATTGGTGGCGTATCGAACTGCCAATCCTCCAGTTCAGGTAGCAGAGGTCAGAGCAAGAACAGGGTGGAAAGCTCCTCCAAGTGAGTTCTCAAAAGTAAACTTTGATGGGGCAACATTTAAAGAGGAAGACAAGGCAGAAATTGGAGTGATTATTTGA